A portion of the Longimicrobium terrae genome contains these proteins:
- a CDS encoding Mrp/NBP35 family ATP-binding protein: protein MQPTERDQVLRRVMAALSAILHPTSGEDVVSSGRVRELDVLEDGTVRFRFALQADDPGTLVRQARTAAEKVEGVQKVKIDISLPAAGAPQKKGPLRAGNVPAPTPNANLLPGVSRIIAVSSGKGGVGKSTVAVNLAASLAKAGQRVGLLDADIYGPNVPIMFGETRKPRVVGDKGREKMEPLDAHGVRLMSLGFLLEDEQPAIMRGPMIAGILKQFLSEVAWGELDVLVVDMPPGTGDAQLSLVQTIRIDGVVMVTTPQDVSTGDVLRGIKMFERTNTPVLGVVENMAGFICPCCGQRYEIFGRAGGQRLASQTGLEFLGEVPLEMIVREGGDEGIPVVIGQPESPSAVALREIAERVSARLSAMAPAAV from the coding sequence ATGCAACCCACCGAGCGCGACCAGGTGCTTCGCCGCGTGATGGCGGCCCTGTCGGCCATCCTTCATCCCACTTCCGGCGAAGACGTGGTTTCGTCGGGGCGCGTCCGCGAACTGGACGTGCTGGAAGACGGCACCGTCCGCTTCCGCTTCGCGCTTCAGGCGGACGACCCCGGCACGCTGGTGCGCCAGGCGCGCACCGCGGCTGAAAAGGTGGAGGGCGTTCAAAAGGTCAAGATCGACATCTCCCTTCCCGCCGCGGGCGCGCCGCAGAAGAAGGGGCCGCTGCGGGCCGGCAACGTTCCCGCGCCCACGCCCAACGCCAACCTGCTCCCCGGCGTATCGCGCATCATCGCCGTCAGTTCCGGCAAGGGCGGCGTGGGCAAGAGCACCGTCGCGGTGAACCTGGCCGCGTCGCTGGCGAAGGCGGGCCAGCGCGTGGGGCTGCTGGACGCCGACATCTACGGCCCCAACGTCCCCATCATGTTCGGCGAAACGCGCAAGCCGCGCGTGGTGGGCGACAAGGGCAGGGAAAAGATGGAGCCGCTGGACGCCCACGGCGTGCGGCTGATGAGCCTGGGCTTTCTGCTGGAAGACGAGCAGCCGGCCATCATGCGCGGGCCGATGATCGCCGGGATCCTGAAGCAGTTTCTGAGCGAAGTGGCGTGGGGCGAGCTGGACGTGCTGGTGGTGGACATGCCGCCGGGCACGGGCGACGCGCAGCTCTCCCTGGTGCAGACCATCCGCATCGACGGCGTGGTGATGGTGACCACGCCGCAGGACGTGTCCACGGGCGACGTGCTGCGCGGCATCAAGATGTTTGAGCGCACCAACACGCCGGTGCTGGGCGTGGTGGAGAACATGGCGGGCTTCATCTGCCCGTGCTGTGGCCAGCGCTACGAGATCTTCGGGCGCGCGGGCGGGCAGCGGCTGGCCAGCCAGACCGGCTTGGAGTTCCTGGGCGAGGTGCCGCTGGAGATGATCGTGCGCGAGGGCGGGGACGAGGGCATCCCCGTGGTGATCGGGCAGCCGGAGTCGCCGTCCGCGGTGGCGCTGCGCGAGATCGCCGAGCGCGTCTCCGCCCGCCTTTCGGCCATGGCGCCCGCCGCGGTCTGA
- a CDS encoding GAF domain-containing protein, whose product MAEYTLVADRTGELRLDAAEKEERYAGLMEQLQSALEGEPDLTAAMATMACLLHNAFPYYYWTGFYRRVGPARLLVGPYQGTMGCLSIDFARGVCGAAATQRRTQLVPDVHAFPGHIACDSLSASEIVVPVLDAAGELIAVLDVDSTIPAAFDETDQRWLERMVALLAEKEVLPVVWKG is encoded by the coding sequence ATGGCGGAATACACGCTGGTGGCGGACCGCACGGGCGAGCTGCGGCTGGACGCGGCGGAAAAAGAAGAGCGCTACGCGGGGCTGATGGAGCAGCTGCAGTCGGCGCTGGAAGGCGAGCCGGACCTGACGGCCGCCATGGCGACCATGGCGTGCCTGCTTCACAACGCCTTTCCGTACTACTACTGGACCGGCTTCTACCGCCGCGTCGGCCCCGCGCGCCTGCTGGTGGGACCGTATCAGGGGACGATGGGGTGCCTGTCCATCGACTTTGCGCGCGGCGTGTGCGGCGCCGCGGCCACGCAGAGGCGCACCCAACTCGTCCCCGACGTGCACGCGTTTCCGGGCCACATCGCCTGCGACTCGCTTTCCGCGTCGGAGATCGTGGTTCCCGTGCTGGACGCGGCCGGCGAACTGATCGCCGTGCTGGACGTGGACAGCACCATCCCGGCGGCGTTCGACGAGACGGACCAGCGCTGGCTGGAACGGATGGTGGCGCTGCTGGCGGAAAAGGAAGTGCTGCCGGTCGTCTGGAAAGGATGA